From Ipomoea triloba cultivar NCNSP0323 chromosome 5, ASM357664v1, the proteins below share one genomic window:
- the LOC116020864 gene encoding prohibitin-3, mitochondrial-like produces MGSQQAVSFLTNIARAAFGLGVGATVLNSSMYTVDGGQRAVLFDRFRGVIDETVGEGTHFLVPWLQKPFIFDIRTRPHTFSSVSGTKDLQMVNLTLRVLSRPQVARLSDIFKTLGLEYDEKVLPSIGNEVLKAVVAQFNADQLLTERPQVSALVRESLIRRAKDFNIELDDVAITHLSYGPEFSKAVEQKQVAQQEAERSKFVVMKAEQERRAAIVRAEGESESAKLISDATAAAGMGLIELRRIEASKEIAATLAKTPNIQYLPKGNNLLLGLNR; encoded by the coding sequence ATGGGTAGCCAACAAGCTGTTTCATTTCTCACAAACATCGCTCGCGCCGCCTTCGGCCTCGGAGTCGGCGCGACGGTGCTCAACTCCTCGATGTACACCGTTGACGGCGGCCAACGCGCCGTGCTTTTCGATCGGTTCCGCGGAGTGATCGACGAGACCGTCGGCGAGGGGACCCACTTTCTGGTGCCATGGCTTCAGAAGCCTTTCATCTTCGACATTCGCACCAGGCCCCACACTTTCTCCTCTGTCTCAGGGACAAAGGATTTGCAGATGGTGAACCTCACTCTCCGGGTGCTCTCTCGCCCTCAGGTCGCTCGCCTCTCCGACATTTTCAAAACCCTAGGTCTCGAGTACGACGAGAAGGTCCTCCCCTCGATCGGCAACGAGGTTTTGAAGGCAGTGGTCGCGCAGTTCAATGCGGACCAGCTGCTCACTGAGCGTCCCCAGGTCTCTGCTTTGGTTCGGGAGAGCTTGATTCGCCGCGCCAAGGATTTCAATATTGAACTGGATGATGTTGCGATAACGCACTTGTCTTATGGTCCGGAGTTCTCGAAGGCTGTGGAGCAGAAACAGGTGGCACAACAGGAAGCTGAGCGGTCTAAGTTCGTTGTGATGAAGGCTGAGCAGGAGCGTAGGGCTGCTATTGTTCGGGCAGAGGGAGAGAGCGAGTCTGCCAAGTTGATTTCAGATGCTACTGCGGCAGCTGGCATGGGGTTAATAGAGCTCAGGAGGATCGAGGCCTCAAAGGAGATCGCAGCCACCTTGGCCAAGACTCCTAATATTCAGTACTTGCCTAAAGGCAACAATTTGCTCCTTGGGCTCAATCGTTGA